One window of Cohnella hashimotonis genomic DNA carries:
- a CDS encoding ABC transporter ATP-binding protein: protein MQSRPPADKRPSADRGQFADQRQSTDQRHSTDQSADKRPPADRKLPADRKAPVDQKAAFRAFFGYVRPHRFSFLLVFCCTVLAIAADLAQPYLVKIAIDDNILKGRDDFGTLLVICAIYLGLALSGFLFTYLQNNLLQYLGQNIIGRIRKDLFAHIGKQSMSFFDRMPAGSLITNVSSDTETLNQFFSQVLLSLVRDGLTLIFIIAIMFRLDVTLTLYCLILLPVIACIAIGFRTYMRKTYQISRAALSRLIAFAAENLAGMNLIQAFHQEREQQNRFTDNNRTYLRANLREIRTNVLFNRSFDILGSLSIALVTWLGGVAVFNSAIEFGVLYAFITYIRQFFQPISTITSQWNTLQSTTVSVGRIWSLFAVKPEIEDAEEARALAHDQVTGRIDFNHVRFGYQTGTPVLHDLDLHIAPGEMIGIVGTTGAGKSSLISLLCRFYDVWEGDIRIDGTDIRALPQSSLHRLVGLVQQEPYLYSGSIVDNIRMFDEEIEREEVIRACRFVGADDLIGRLKDGYDTMLSERGSGLSAGERQMISFARIIVFKPKILILDEATANLDSYTEHLIQRALRVVSRERTTLVIAHRLSTVMRANRIIVMSGGRIVESGSHAELLEQHGYYEELYLHSQGKEERGTG, encoded by the coding sequence ATGCAGAGCCGACCGCCCGCTGACAAGAGACCGTCTGCCGATCGGGGACAGTTTGCGGACCAGAGACAGTCGACAGACCAGAGACATTCCACAGACCAGTCCGCAGATAAAAGACCGCCCGCTGACCGGAAGCTGCCCGCTGACAGGAAGGCCCCTGTAGACCAGAAGGCCGCATTCCGCGCTTTTTTCGGTTACGTTCGCCCGCACCGGTTTTCGTTTCTACTCGTTTTCTGCTGTACGGTACTGGCCATTGCGGCCGATCTGGCACAGCCGTATCTCGTCAAAATCGCCATCGACGACAACATTTTGAAGGGACGCGACGACTTCGGGACGCTGCTCGTGATCTGCGCGATCTACCTGGGACTTGCGCTGTCCGGCTTCCTGTTTACGTATTTGCAGAACAATCTGCTGCAGTATCTCGGGCAGAACATCATAGGGCGCATCCGCAAGGATCTGTTCGCGCATATCGGCAAGCAGTCGATGTCGTTTTTTGACCGAATGCCCGCAGGCAGCCTGATTACGAACGTGTCGAGCGACACGGAGACGCTGAATCAGTTTTTCTCGCAGGTGCTGCTCTCTCTCGTGCGCGACGGACTGACGCTTATTTTTATTATCGCGATCATGTTCCGGCTCGACGTCACGCTCACGCTCTATTGTCTCATCCTGCTGCCCGTCATCGCGTGTATCGCGATCGGCTTCCGGACTTATATGAGAAAAACGTATCAGATCTCCCGTGCGGCGCTGTCGCGTCTGATCGCCTTCGCGGCGGAAAATCTGGCGGGGATGAACCTCATCCAGGCGTTCCACCAGGAGAGGGAGCAGCAGAATCGGTTTACCGACAACAATCGGACGTACCTGCGGGCCAATTTGCGCGAGATTCGCACCAACGTGCTGTTCAACCGGTCGTTCGACATCCTGGGCAGCCTGTCCATCGCGCTTGTGACCTGGCTGGGCGGCGTGGCGGTATTTAACAGCGCGATCGAGTTTGGCGTGCTGTACGCGTTTATCACGTATATCCGCCAGTTTTTCCAACCGATCAGTACGATTACGTCGCAGTGGAACACGCTGCAGTCGACTACCGTCTCCGTCGGCCGAATCTGGAGTCTGTTCGCCGTCAAGCCGGAGATCGAGGATGCGGAGGAGGCGCGGGCGCTGGCGCACGATCAGGTGACCGGGCGAATCGACTTTAATCATGTCAGGTTCGGCTATCAAACGGGCACGCCCGTCCTTCACGATCTCGATCTGCACATCGCGCCCGGCGAGATGATCGGCATCGTCGGTACGACCGGCGCGGGCAAGAGTTCGCTCATCAGTCTGTTGTGCCGCTTCTATGACGTGTGGGAAGGCGACATTCGCATCGACGGCACGGACATCCGGGCGCTCCCGCAATCGTCGCTGCACCGGCTGGTCGGGCTCGTGCAGCAGGAGCCGTACTTGTATTCGGGCAGCATCGTCGACAACATCCGCATGTTCGACGAGGAGATCGAGCGCGAGGAAGTCATCCGCGCTTGCCGGTTCGTCGGCGCGGACGATCTGATCGGCAGGCTCAAGGACGGCTACGACACGATGCTGTCGGAGCGCGGGAGCGGGCTGTCCGCGGGCGAGCGGCAGATGATCTCGTTTGCGCGGATCATCGTGTTCAAGCCGAAGATCCTCATCCTCGACGAAGCGACGGCGAACCTGGATTCGTACACCGAGCACCTGATCCAGCGCGCGCTGCGTGTCGTGTCGCGGGAGCGGACCACGCTCGTCATCGCGCATCGGCTGTCGACGGTCATGCGGGCGAACCGCATCATCGTCATGAGCGGCGGCCGGATCGTAGAATCGGGCAGTCACGCGGAGCTGCTTGAGCAGCATGGGTACTACGAAGAGTTATATTTGCATTCGCAGGGCAAGGAGGAGCGGGGGACGGGGTAA
- a CDS encoding MFS transporter, whose translation MRMAVWLYLFLFVAFFDLHAQYPMLTPFAVSLGAAPSFIGLVMGMYSLTHLPGNLLAGYGVDRYGSRFFISASLVGAGVLLLLQSRVTDPWHLLYVRSVSGFVLAFLSPACLSLLAKLTRDHIKRGKLMAGNGLVHTIASVVSPAAGAYLAAKVGFAQSFALLGWGLLATGLLSLWFVRDPKRDADADVPTADATADGAAAVASEAALAEQASVGAPVPAEEAEGASPGAAPRRFPWAVFLLPVAMAFAQGILSFELPLRAISAEDGGVLKTGILFSVVSLGALATLGLLFLQRYLPYSRCIIGVLLLALAYYGLASDWPVPMMALLFVVGMAKGVVFPAMTSFLLQLSGPARYGRTFSMMAIASSIGAFLGPVAAGAFRGHLSPFFLSFAILMIALLALAPKPAYREGWHPQPAVPHA comes from the coding sequence GTGAGAATGGCCGTATGGCTGTATTTGTTTCTATTCGTCGCGTTCTTCGATCTTCACGCCCAGTACCCGATGCTCACGCCGTTCGCCGTATCGCTTGGCGCAGCGCCCTCGTTCATCGGACTGGTGATGGGGATGTACTCGCTCACGCACCTGCCGGGCAATCTGCTCGCCGGCTACGGCGTGGACCGGTACGGAAGCCGATTTTTTATCTCGGCCAGCCTCGTCGGCGCCGGCGTGCTGCTCCTGCTGCAATCCAGGGTCACCGATCCCTGGCATCTGCTCTACGTCCGCTCAGTGAGCGGCTTCGTGCTCGCTTTCTTGTCCCCGGCATGCCTGTCGCTGCTGGCGAAGCTTACGAGGGACCATATTAAGCGCGGCAAACTGATGGCAGGCAACGGGCTCGTCCATACGATCGCATCCGTCGTGTCTCCCGCCGCAGGCGCCTATCTCGCAGCCAAGGTCGGCTTCGCCCAGTCGTTCGCGCTTCTTGGTTGGGGGCTGCTCGCGACCGGCTTGCTGTCGCTTTGGTTCGTGCGGGATCCGAAGCGAGACGCAGATGCAGACGTGCCTACGGCTGACGCGACTGCCGATGGCGCAGCTGCGGTCGCAAGCGAAGCCGCGCTGGCGGAGCAGGCTTCGGTCGGCGCGCCTGTGCCGGCCGAAGAAGCGGAAGGGGCCTCGCCCGGGGCTGCGCCGCGCAGGTTTCCCTGGGCGGTATTCTTGTTGCCCGTGGCCATGGCATTCGCGCAAGGCATCCTATCCTTCGAGCTGCCGCTGAGGGCGATCTCCGCAGAGGACGGCGGCGTCCTGAAGACGGGCATCCTTTTTTCCGTCGTCAGCCTTGGCGCGCTTGCCACGCTTGGCCTGCTGTTTTTGCAGCGGTACCTGCCCTATTCGCGCTGCATCATCGGCGTGCTGCTGCTCGCGCTCGCTTATTACGGGCTTGCCTCGGATTGGCCGGTTCCCATGATGGCGCTCCTGTTCGTCGTCGGCATGGCCAAAGGCGTCGTATTTCCGGCAATGACATCGTTCCTGCTGCAGCTCAGCGGACCCGCGCGGTACGGCCGGACATTTTCGATGATGGCGATCGCCTCTTCCATCGGCGCCTTCCTCGGCCCGGTGGCGGCGGGCGCCTTCCGCGGACATTTGTCGCCTTTTTTCCTGTCCTTCGCCATTCTCATGATCGCGCTGCTCGCGCTGGCTCCAAAGCCTGCCTACCGAGAAGGCTGGCATCCGCAGCCTGCGGTGCCTCACGCTTGA
- a CDS encoding GntR family transcriptional regulator, with protein MPPIRLWKPEDFRLDPSRPLYEQFVEQIRAMIARGELEPGTRLPSVREAASSLRVNPTTIMKTYQELERPGLIVTYRGQGTFVTEDEAAIGISRRELAREAVARLEETARSIGLTLDQLLALAREKE; from the coding sequence ATGCCGCCGATCCGCCTATGGAAGCCGGAGGATTTCCGACTCGATCCCTCCAGACCGCTGTACGAACAGTTCGTGGAGCAGATACGCGCGATGATCGCCAGAGGCGAGCTCGAGCCCGGTACGCGTCTGCCATCCGTCCGCGAGGCGGCGTCCAGCCTGCGCGTCAATCCGACGACAATCATGAAGACGTACCAGGAGCTGGAGCGCCCGGGATTAATCGTGACTTACAGGGGGCAGGGGACGTTCGTGACGGAGGATGAAGCGGCGATAGGGATCTCGCGCAGAGAGCTGGCTCGGGAAGCAGTCGCGAGGCTCGAGGAGACGGCCCGCTCGATCGGATTGACTCTCGATCAATTATTGGCGTTAGCCCGTGAAAAGGAGTGA
- a CDS encoding ABC transporter ATP-binding protein, with amino-acid sequence MTDTRYSESKFSVPAGAKAPAIRCVDVSLRVKKKIVLDGVSFEIPAGSLAGLLGPNGAGKSSLMRILTGMFPPDSGRAELFGAPAGPERLGVLSFLPDRGQLPPYLGAGEWLRLAAGLYPDWSQARMEDLAVKLDVNRGQRIGAMSRGQEARLQLLTCLSRQAPIIILDEPFAGVDMVSRESIAQAVVGELADGERTFLIATHDIREMENLFDRIVLIGEGRMLGCHDVEALRAGGRSVESCYRDVFA; translated from the coding sequence ATGACGGATACGCGTTATTCGGAGTCGAAGTTCTCTGTGCCCGCCGGAGCCAAGGCGCCGGCCATTCGCTGCGTGGATGTATCGCTTCGCGTGAAAAAGAAAATCGTGCTCGACGGCGTATCCTTCGAGATACCGGCTGGCAGCCTGGCAGGACTGCTCGGTCCGAACGGCGCGGGCAAGTCGTCGCTCATGCGAATTCTGACGGGCATGTTCCCGCCGGACAGTGGGCGGGCGGAGCTTTTCGGCGCCCCTGCCGGGCCCGAGCGGCTCGGCGTCCTGTCTTTCCTGCCGGACCGGGGACAGCTGCCGCCGTATCTCGGCGCGGGAGAGTGGCTGCGGCTCGCGGCCGGGCTTTATCCGGATTGGAGTCAAGCGCGGATGGAGGATCTGGCCGTGAAGCTGGACGTGAATCGCGGTCAGCGGATCGGAGCGATGTCCCGCGGCCAGGAAGCGCGGCTTCAACTGCTCACCTGCCTGTCGCGGCAGGCCCCGATCATTATTCTCGACGAGCCGTTCGCGGGCGTCGACATGGTCTCGCGCGAGTCGATCGCCCAGGCGGTGGTCGGAGAGTTGGCGGACGGAGAGCGCACATTCCTGATCGCTACGCACGATATCCGCGAGATGGAAAACCTTTTTGACCGGATCGTGCTCATCGGCGAAGGGCGCATGCTCGGCTGCCATGACGTGGAGGCGCTCCGTGCCGGCGGACGCTCTGTCGAATCGTGTTATCGGGACGTGTTCGCATGA
- a CDS encoding transglutaminase domain-containing protein, which produces MSWLDGNFVTIALLALVAVSLLQGMRRGAKGSAKQLFLFLSGAILTLLAMGAAAWCASAASPAVQRWLADREWAQPAADASTWRQLGYTAYSGVRDLPLLRFAVLFLIAYLLLRYVLGTVSSLLIRVGAAPFVLVPGGGPVSRTVGGLIGAALGGGRAILVTAVLFAYCALSPQSVFAQYIEQSALYREAAAQIIRPAAGDLLTERLPVLAASMQGEMDKLWQKRYDIIDADLPTDIVSAAKEVTAQSDGDEAKARALYDWVGTRVAYDNGKAEAYEQRGEWREQSPEDTFRTREGVCIDYARLYAAMARSVGLNVRVVTGQGYNGQGGYGPHAWNEVLLGDRGEWIPLDSTWAKTGDWFNPPRFDDTHIRSA; this is translated from the coding sequence ATGAGTTGGCTGGACGGGAACTTCGTCACTATCGCGCTGCTCGCGCTCGTAGCGGTGTCCCTGCTCCAAGGCATGAGGCGGGGCGCCAAAGGCTCCGCCAAGCAGTTGTTTCTGTTTCTGTCCGGCGCGATCTTGACGCTGCTCGCGATGGGAGCCGCCGCCTGGTGCGCGTCGGCGGCGTCGCCCGCGGTCCAGCGCTGGCTCGCGGATCGCGAATGGGCGCAGCCCGCCGCGGACGCGTCGACGTGGCGCCAGCTTGGCTACACCGCCTATTCAGGCGTGCGGGATCTCCCGCTGCTGCGTTTTGCCGTTTTGTTCTTGATCGCCTACTTGCTGCTCCGGTATGTGCTTGGCACGGTCTCCTCGCTGCTCATTCGCGTGGGCGCCGCGCCTTTTGTTCTTGTACCGGGCGGCGGGCCGGTCAGCCGGACCGTCGGTGGCCTCATCGGCGCGGCGCTGGGCGGCGGACGGGCGATCCTCGTGACCGCCGTCCTGTTCGCTTATTGCGCGCTGTCGCCGCAGAGCGTTTTCGCCCAGTATATCGAGCAGTCCGCGCTTTATCGCGAGGCGGCTGCGCAGATTATCCGGCCTGCTGCCGGCGACTTGCTGACCGAGCGGCTGCCGGTGCTCGCCGCTTCGATGCAGGGCGAGATGGATAAGCTATGGCAGAAGCGCTACGACATCATCGACGCCGACCTGCCGACGGATATCGTGAGCGCGGCGAAGGAAGTGACGGCGCAATCCGACGGCGACGAGGCGAAGGCGAGGGCGCTGTACGATTGGGTCGGCACGCGCGTCGCCTACGACAACGGAAAAGCCGAGGCGTACGAGCAGCGCGGGGAGTGGCGCGAGCAGTCGCCGGAGGATACGTTCCGCACGCGCGAGGGCGTGTGCATCGACTATGCTCGATTGTACGCGGCGATGGCGCGTTCGGTCGGTCTCAACGTGCGCGTCGTGACCGGCCAGGGCTACAACGGGCAGGGCGGCTACGGCCCGCATGCCTGGAACGAGGTGCTGCTCGGCGACCGGGGCGAGTGGATTCCGCTCGATTCGACGTGGGCGAAGACGGGGGACTGGTTCAACCCGCCGCGTTTCGACGACACGCACATTCGCTCGGCGTAG
- a CDS encoding peptidoglycan D,D-transpeptidase FtsI family protein, producing MSDKLTEEAERRGIRNRRHFSIRLNFFFFTVFGLFSVLIIRLAYLQFVEGPSLKEQEHQMATKDVSIPPIRGNIYDSTGFPIAYSTSTQSLYFTLEPGTKKAAGLALAANIEAVFKQYGDKTKEPLTASEIYDDMDFEGKVHYPFQQRRIKSGLTKEEIAYFSEHRDEFKGIDIVEESIRQYSTERVATQLVGYMKQLSGATSLDFYKNINKDQDDPTLKYLDTEDVGFDGLELMYQSELRGRNGLKTYPVNNQSQIIGPMELTKPVKGDNLYLTINKDVQLATQNAITEHLQKIRTSNNKQERAPNAKTGYAVAMEVKTGKVVAMASMPNYDANVWQGGISAKNYEQFQFYLSNGAIREVQAPYEDEKERKKHPSSLVNLGSTQKPLTILLGLNEGLINTGSPMSDPGYFEFGAEGHKTKVRNAGSAANGTLTPSSAIAHSSNAYMAKMVGNALYLRDGTKGLDVWDSYMKEFGLGVKTESGLPGESKGSVNYYIESKRGSAQSALIYSSFGQQGRYTALQLAQYATTLASRGTRLKPQFVDRIEDTDGNVVQDYEAEVLNKIEFPKSYWQTIESGMSQVKVQGFEDFKYSFRRKTGTSEQDVGGGRVENAVFIAYAPANDPKLAVAVVVPEGGYGGWGAAPIARKIFDAYDAAVGLTDAGPAKSATNTSAGQ from the coding sequence ATGAGCGACAAGCTGACGGAAGAGGCGGAGCGGAGAGGGATACGCAACCGCCGTCACTTCAGCATTCGTCTGAACTTTTTCTTTTTTACCGTTTTCGGATTGTTTTCCGTTTTGATTATTCGTCTTGCTTATCTGCAATTCGTAGAAGGTCCCAGCCTGAAAGAGCAAGAGCATCAGATGGCGACCAAGGACGTGTCGATTCCGCCGATCCGCGGCAACATTTACGATTCGACGGGGTTTCCGATCGCGTATTCCACGTCGACGCAGTCGCTTTACTTCACGCTGGAGCCGGGCACCAAGAAGGCGGCAGGTCTCGCGCTGGCCGCAAACATTGAGGCGGTGTTCAAGCAGTACGGCGATAAGACGAAGGAACCGCTCACGGCGTCCGAGATTTACGACGATATGGACTTCGAGGGCAAAGTCCATTATCCGTTTCAGCAGCGCCGGATCAAGTCGGGGCTGACGAAGGAAGAGATCGCCTACTTCAGCGAGCACCGCGACGAGTTCAAGGGCATTGATATCGTCGAGGAAAGCATCCGCCAATACAGCACGGAGCGCGTCGCGACGCAGCTCGTCGGCTATATGAAGCAGCTGTCGGGCGCGACCTCGCTGGATTTTTACAAAAATATCAACAAGGATCAAGACGACCCTACGCTTAAATACCTGGACACGGAGGACGTCGGATTCGACGGTCTCGAGCTCATGTATCAGTCCGAGCTGCGCGGCCGCAACGGGCTGAAAACTTATCCGGTCAACAACCAGAGCCAGATTATCGGTCCTATGGAGCTGACCAAGCCGGTTAAGGGAGACAACCTGTATCTGACGATTAACAAGGATGTCCAGCTGGCCACCCAGAACGCGATTACCGAGCATCTGCAAAAAATTCGCACGTCAAACAACAAGCAGGAGCGCGCGCCGAACGCCAAGACCGGATACGCGGTGGCGATGGAGGTCAAGACGGGCAAGGTCGTCGCGATGGCGAGTATGCCCAATTACGACGCGAACGTATGGCAGGGCGGCATCAGCGCGAAAAATTACGAGCAGTTTCAGTTTTACCTAAGCAACGGCGCGATCCGCGAGGTTCAAGCGCCATACGAAGACGAGAAGGAACGCAAGAAGCACCCGTCCTCGCTCGTCAACCTGGGGTCTACGCAGAAGCCGCTCACCATCTTGCTCGGCCTGAACGAAGGTTTGATCAATACCGGCTCCCCGATGTCCGATCCGGGCTACTTCGAGTTCGGCGCCGAAGGCCACAAGACGAAGGTCCGCAACGCGGGCAGCGCCGCCAACGGCACGCTGACGCCGTCGTCGGCGATCGCCCACTCGTCCAACGCCTACATGGCCAAAATGGTCGGCAATGCGCTTTATTTGCGCGATGGAACCAAAGGACTGGACGTCTGGGACAGTTATATGAAGGAGTTCGGTCTCGGCGTCAAGACGGAGAGCGGACTGCCGGGCGAATCCAAAGGATCGGTCAACTATTATATCGAGTCCAAGCGGGGCAGCGCGCAGTCCGCGCTCATCTATTCCTCGTTCGGCCAACAGGGCCGTTATACGGCGCTGCAGCTGGCGCAGTACGCGACGACCCTCGCGAGCCGCGGCACGCGACTCAAACCGCAATTCGTCGACCGCATCGAAGATACGGACGGCAACGTCGTGCAAGACTACGAGGCTGAAGTGCTCAATAAGATCGAATTTCCGAAGAGCTACTGGCAGACGATCGAGAGCGGCATGTCGCAGGTCAAGGTGCAGGGCTTCGAGGACTTCAAGTACTCGTTTCGGCGCAAGACCGGTACGTCGGAGCAGGACGTCGGCGGCGGACGCGTCGAGAACGCGGTGTTCATCGCCTACGCGCCTGCCAACGATCCCAAGCTCGCGGTTGCGGTCGTCGTCCCTGAGGGCGGCTACGGCGGCTGGGGCGCGGCGCCGATCGCGCGCAAGATTTTCGACGCTTACGATGCAGCGGTCGGCTTGACGGATGCGGGACCTGCGAAGTCCGCGACGAACACGTCAGCAGGGCAGTGA
- a CDS encoding response regulator transcription factor, with the protein MHEKVMVIEDERKIADAIAYALKREGYEVETVYDGGKALARLSVYQPEAIVLDVMLPGMDGYDILKKLQNKGRIGVIMLTAKEDIVNKILGLELGADDYMTKPFDMRELLARLRSLLRRMQAAGGKEEAAEIELEGVSLHIGKRRAEAGGRQLDLTPKEFDLLAQLAARPGLVYTREQLLDLVWGMDFAGGTRTVDIHVQRLRKKLGEPYSEVIQTVHGIGYKAAGGGRVEN; encoded by the coding sequence ATGCACGAAAAAGTGATGGTGATCGAAGACGAGCGGAAAATTGCCGACGCCATCGCCTACGCCTTGAAGCGTGAAGGCTATGAGGTCGAGACGGTCTACGACGGCGGCAAGGCGTTGGCGAGACTGAGCGTCTACCAGCCGGAAGCCATTGTCCTGGACGTAATGCTGCCGGGCATGGACGGTTATGACATTCTCAAGAAGCTGCAGAACAAAGGACGTATCGGCGTCATTATGCTGACGGCCAAGGAGGATATCGTCAACAAAATTCTCGGGCTGGAGCTTGGCGCCGACGATTATATGACCAAGCCGTTCGATATGCGGGAGCTGCTGGCGCGTCTCCGGTCGCTGCTGCGGAGAATGCAGGCGGCCGGGGGTAAAGAGGAAGCGGCCGAGATCGAGTTGGAAGGCGTCTCGCTGCATATCGGCAAAAGGCGGGCGGAGGCGGGTGGGAGACAGCTTGACCTGACGCCCAAGGAGTTCGACCTGCTGGCGCAGCTGGCAGCACGGCCCGGCCTGGTATACACAAGGGAGCAGCTGCTGGACCTGGTGTGGGGTATGGATTTTGCAGGAGGTACGAGGACCGTTGATATCCATGTGCAGCGGCTGAGAAAAAAACTGGGCGAGCCGTACAGCGAGGTTATTCAGACCGTGCACGGGATCGGTTATAAAGCCGCGGGAGGCGGGCGCGTTGAGAATTAG
- a CDS encoding sensor histidine kinase, which translates to MRISIKLKTSAFLAALLLLTVIVLSLLVLQGIQKNQRVQVEQFLAQQAATANTYLRQSLTAQLNKVPETYLASKGAEFGKQLEMISGQAIELYDADGKAIYKNKSGALSAGIGQTLTYALQQKTAYLVEGDSLYYLSPLKVANEQVGVVQFYYDLAANDVFYHEIRQLFVYIGAGTFLLSFILAYFYFNALSGSIIKLNRTVNRIREGSYETAGVKRRDEIGELGEGIRMMSERIRQTIRDKDDEREKLKLAVDKLSQLDQQQKEFIGNVTHEFKTPLTSIKAYLDLMDMYPDDEELLQTAKTNIAGDTQRLYEMVEKVLRLSALEKYDFEFSKEKVDVRQTTESVLGSLQGKMEKFGLRLETNLSEASADADRDSLTIVLMNLLDNAIKYNKAKGSISVSCAERAGQVVIEIADTGIGIPQAVVHKIFEPFYTVDKNRSRENGGAGLGLALAKKYAEMQGGSIALLRSDAEGTTFSVAYPAWSGGESS; encoded by the coding sequence TTGAGAATTAGCATCAAGCTCAAGACAAGCGCTTTTTTGGCCGCGCTTCTGCTGTTGACGGTTATCGTGCTGAGTCTGCTCGTGCTCCAGGGCATTCAGAAAAATCAGCGGGTGCAGGTCGAGCAGTTCTTGGCCCAGCAGGCTGCGACGGCGAATACGTACTTGCGCCAGTCGCTGACGGCCCAGTTGAACAAAGTACCCGAGACTTACCTCGCTTCCAAGGGAGCGGAATTCGGCAAGCAGCTGGAAATGATCAGCGGTCAGGCGATCGAATTGTACGACGCCGACGGGAAGGCTATCTATAAAAACAAATCCGGCGCCTTGTCTGCGGGCATCGGCCAGACGTTGACTTATGCCCTTCAGCAAAAAACGGCTTACCTGGTCGAAGGTGATTCTCTTTACTACCTTTCTCCCTTGAAAGTCGCCAACGAGCAGGTAGGCGTCGTGCAGTTTTATTACGACCTGGCTGCGAACGACGTTTTTTACCACGAGATCAGGCAGCTTTTCGTATATATCGGCGCCGGTACGTTTTTGCTCAGCTTTATTTTGGCTTATTTTTATTTTAACGCGCTCTCCGGCAGCATTATCAAGCTGAATCGGACGGTGAACCGGATCAGGGAAGGCAGCTACGAGACGGCCGGCGTGAAGCGCAGGGACGAGATCGGCGAGCTTGGCGAAGGCATTCGCATGATGAGCGAGCGCATCAGGCAGACGATCCGGGACAAGGACGACGAGCGGGAAAAGCTGAAGCTGGCGGTCGACAAGCTGTCCCAGCTGGATCAACAGCAGAAGGAGTTTATCGGCAATGTCACGCATGAATTCAAAACGCCCTTAACTTCGATTAAAGCCTATCTCGATCTCATGGATATGTATCCGGACGACGAGGAGCTGCTGCAGACGGCCAAGACGAACATCGCCGGCGACACGCAACGCTTGTACGAAATGGTCGAGAAGGTGCTGAGGCTATCCGCGCTGGAGAAATACGATTTTGAATTTTCCAAGGAAAAGGTGGATGTGCGTCAGACGACCGAGTCGGTGCTCGGCAGTCTGCAGGGCAAGATGGAGAAGTTCGGCCTCCGTCTGGAGACGAACCTGTCGGAAGCCAGCGCGGACGCGGACCGCGACAGCTTGACGATTGTGCTGATGAATCTGCTGGACAACGCGATCAAGTATAACAAGGCCAAAGGCAGCATCAGCGTCAGCTGCGCGGAGCGGGCCGGTCAAGTCGTCATCGAGATTGCCGATACGGGCATCGGCATTCCGCAAGCGGTCGTGCACAAAATTTTCGAGCCTTTTTATACGGTGGATAAGAACCGGTCGCGGGAAAACGGCGGCGCCGGCCTGGGACTTGCGTTGGCTAAAAAGTATGCGGAAATGCAAGGCGGCTCCATCGCGCTCCTGCGGTCGGATGCGGAGGGGACGACGTTCAGCGTCGCGTATCCGGCGTGGAGCGGCGGAGAATCCTCGTAA